The Candidatus Neomarinimicrobiota bacterium genome contains the following window.
GGTATGGTCTATTTTGTTGGCGCATTTGCTGCCGGCATTACCTTCCTTGGAATAAATATTTTTATGGCCAACGCCACAACGAATGCCAATGCCAGGAGGGCGCTCTGGGCGTCAATTATCTATTTACCGGTGGTGCTGCTGCTCATGATGGCGGACAAGATCGTTGTTTGATACGGTAGTTTTAAAGTGTTCAGGTGCTTCCCGGAAGGGACTCCTCCCGGTGTGTGTACTCAAGTTTTTCTCCACTACTTCTGAAGTCTCCTCTTATCTTTACCCGAACACCCCGAACACCCGAACACAATAACACTTCTTAATAAACACAGATGCGGTTAATATTATCCCCCCTCTTTATTACATTATAGTGCTATGAATCCAGCCCCTGTTATCCGCGTCTCTCACGTTACCCACCGATATGATACGTTAACAGCATTGGATGACGTCTCCTTTACCGTGGACAAAGGTGAAATCTACGGTCTGCTCGGACCGAACGGAGGCGGCAAGAGCACGCTATTCAAGATACTCTCCACAAATATGCTGCCGTCATCCGGTGAGCTCTCAATGGCAGGCATTGATCTGAAGGAAGAACCAGACGCGGCTCGTTCCCGGTTCGCAGTCATATTTCAGCATCCCAGCCTGGATGACAAGCTTTCCGTTTACGAAAATCTGCGTCACCATGGATGGTGCCACGGTCTGAGCGGTGAAAAGTTGAAGGAACAGATCAGGAGATTGCTTGAACAGCTTGGGTTATCCGATCGCAATGGCGATCGGGTGGAGGATCTGTCCGGAGGGATGCGTCGAAAGACGGAAATTGCCAAGGGATTGCTGACGAAGCCACAGATTATCTTCATGGACGAGCCGAGTACCGGACTGGATCCTGGTGCGCGGCGAAATCTTTGGGACATTATCAAAAAATTGAATCAGGAGCAAGGTATTACGTTTGTGGTAACAACCCATCTCATGGATGAGGCGGAGCACTGCGATTCCATCGGAATTCTTGACCGGGGCGAAATTGTCGTCCGGGGTAAGCCAGAACCCCTCAAGGCGGAAATCGGCAGCGAACTGGTGGAGATCCAGACGGATCAGTCAGAATCTGTCCGGGATGTACTGCATTCGGAATATGATATCGATAGTGATAGTGTGGACGGTACAATTCTGTTCGAGCGTGCCGACGGACACAGCCTGATTCCGGAGTTGATGGAAAAACTGTCCGGAAAAATCCAGGGCATTGCTGTCCGCCAGCCGACGCTGGACGATGTCTTTCTCCACTTCACCGGACACCGGTTTGAAGAGGGGGAAAATCAGTCAGGGGATGTCTCCGATGCAATATAATCAGCAACCGGGCCTCTGGATGCCGGCATTCTCTCTCTGGTGGCGGGAAATTCTGCGGTTCGTTCGTGACAGGAGCCGATTGTTCGGAGCCCTGGGGCAACCGATACTCTTCTGGTTCCTGCTGGGTGGCGGACTCGGTGGCATGTTCAAGCTCCCAGCATCCATGGGAGAGATGTCGTACTTGGTATATCTCTACCCCGGCATTCTTGCACTTATAATTCTGTTCACGGCTATCTTTTCCACTATCTCAATCATTGAAGATCGCAATTCCGGATTTCTACAATCCGTGTTGGTGGCGCCCATTCCCCGGAGCAGCATCGTTCTTGGCAAAATCGGTGGCGGAACGACCTTGGCAATGATCCAGGCGTTGCTTCTGCTGGTGGCTATCCCGTTTCTTGGAATCCACATTTCTTTGGTAAACATTCTGCTCCTCGGAGCGGCGTTGATCCTCATGGCGTTTGCACTGACCGGACTGGGCTACCTCATCGCCTGGCGGATGGACTCCACCCAGGGGTTTCATTCCATTATGAATCTGCTGCTGATTCCCATGTGGCTGCTCTCCGGAGCGTTTTTCCCGGCGGAGGGACTCCCGGCGTGGCTCTCCTGGATTATGGTAGTGAATCCGATGACCTATGGTGTGAACTTAATACACGGCATCCTGTATGCCGGAAGCGAGCCTATGATGGCGTCGTGGATTATTACCGCCATATTTGCGCTGGGGACATTTCTGGGAGCGGTGGTATTGACAAGGATACGGCAGCAGGGCGACTAATGAGTGGAGAGTTGTAATGGGTTACGAAAATCTTCCAGCGGTGAATGCGACGCTGAACGGGATCAGTACCGTACTCCTCACCGTTGGATATATTCTTATCCGGCAGGGGAAATGGCGTGCCCATAAAAAGGTAATGCTCGCGGCATTCGGGATGTCCGCGCTGTTCCTGATTTCCTATCTTATTTATCACGCTAATGCCGGTTCGACTCCGTTTCCCGGTGAAGGATGGATTCGTCCCGTCTATTTTACCATCCTGATTAGCCATATTATCCTGGCGGCTGCGATTGTCCCGATGGCACTCATCACACTTTTCAGGGCACTCCGCGAGCGATTTGACAAACATCGGAGGATCGCCCGGTGGACGCTGCCGATCTGGCTGTACGTCTCAGTCACCGGCGTGGTGATTTATGTGATGTTGTATTAACGGCAGTGTTAGAGTGTTTCTGTGTTATAGAGTTATCGTGAAGATTTGCGCTTCTCCATGGTGTGAGAAAGTTTAGATATTGGTTATAGTAGGAGAAAGCGAGGAGCAACACAACTCACCCTCTTGTTCTCCCTCTCTTCAAAGAGAGGGAGAGACGCGCCTCCAATGCTAAACGGGTTTGTTCTCCCTTCCTCTTCCGAAGAGGAAGGGACCAAGGGATGGAGTTGTGTTGTTGTCAACCGCCATTGGTGGGATTCTGCGGCAATACCAATTCTCCAAATCCCGCCAGGGATGGCTGAAATACGAAACCGCAGAATGTCCAATGTCGAAGTGTGCTCACATCATCCATATAGTGGAATTAGGAATTGAAAGTAAGGGTGTACTCTAAAAAGCACATTACCGCTTGGTAATTTAAGTTGCTAATGAAAAATAAGAAGAATATGAATAGCCCCGGCATTTATGCCGGGGTAAATAAGGGTATATAGTAAAAGAGAAGGGCTTCAGCCCTTTTTAGAGCAGACTCAAGTAAAGAATGAAGACGTGTGACGGTTGACACCGAACAACTATAACACAGTAACACTCAAACACGTTAACACTGCCGTTAATAACTGATTGATCTTGCCTGAGGCCGTCGCTACTTTTTTGATCGTGATAAATTAACTGCATAACTGGGGGATTTGATCCTTGAAAGTCAACGTAGAGACGGGCGAAAAAGATTATGAACGGGTCATGACGGTTGAAGTCCCGTGGGAAGAGATTGAAGATGAGTTTCAGGAGACCTTCCAGGAGTTTCGGAGCGAGCTGGAAATGCCCGGATTCCGCAAGGGGAAAGTTCCGAAGCAGGTGGTGAAGCAGAAACACGGGCAGCAGATTGAGTATCAGTTCGCCGCCGATGCCATCGACGATTATTACCGGAAGGCGCTGGACGAGATCGACGATGAGCCGGTGAACCGGGGCACTATTGAGGATCTGGAGTTCTCGGAAGGCCAGCCGCTGACCTTTTCCGCGCGGTTCGAGGTGGAGCCGGAAGTTGAAATTTTTGAATACAAAGACGGCTTCAAAATTGAGCATACCGCCTACGATTCCACGCCGGCCGATGTGGATCAGGCGCTGGACGATCTCCGGGAACGACACGCGGAGATGGAAGAAATCGAAGATGGTGCGGAAGAGGGACACCTCGTTCTGGTCGATCTCCAACGTGTGGAACCCGACGGCACTCCCATCATCGGACAGAAAGTGGAAGATCGATACATCAAACTTGGGGATGGTGTGTTCGGCGGCGATAATCTGGAGCGCCTCCAGGGCGCGAAAAAGGGTGACACCAGGCGCATCGTCCTCGATGAAGAAGCCACCGAAGGTGAAGTTGAGTACTATGATGCCGATATTAA
Protein-coding sequences here:
- a CDS encoding ABC transporter ATP-binding protein, whose product is MNPAPVIRVSHVTHRYDTLTALDDVSFTVDKGEIYGLLGPNGGGKSTLFKILSTNMLPSSGELSMAGIDLKEEPDAARSRFAVIFQHPSLDDKLSVYENLRHHGWCHGLSGEKLKEQIRRLLEQLGLSDRNGDRVEDLSGGMRRKTEIAKGLLTKPQIIFMDEPSTGLDPGARRNLWDIIKKLNQEQGITFVVTTHLMDEAEHCDSIGILDRGEIVVRGKPEPLKAEIGSELVEIQTDQSESVRDVLHSEYDIDSDSVDGTILFERADGHSLIPELMEKLSGKIQGIAVRQPTLDDVFLHFTGHRFEEGENQSGDVSDAI
- a CDS encoding ABC transporter permease; the protein is MPAFSLWWREILRFVRDRSRLFGALGQPILFWFLLGGGLGGMFKLPASMGEMSYLVYLYPGILALIILFTAIFSTISIIEDRNSGFLQSVLVAPIPRSSIVLGKIGGGTTLAMIQALLLLVAIPFLGIHISLVNILLLGAALILMAFALTGLGYLIAWRMDSTQGFHSIMNLLLIPMWLLSGAFFPAEGLPAWLSWIMVVNPMTYGVNLIHGILYAGSEPMMASWIITAIFALGTFLGAVVLTRIRQQGD
- a CDS encoding DUF420 domain-containing protein, translated to MGYENLPAVNATLNGISTVLLTVGYILIRQGKWRAHKKVMLAAFGMSALFLISYLIYHANAGSTPFPGEGWIRPVYFTILISHIILAAAIVPMALITLFRALRERFDKHRRIARWTLPIWLYVSVTGVVIYVMLY
- the tig gene encoding trigger factor, coding for MKVNVETGEKDYERVMTVEVPWEEIEDEFQETFQEFRSELEMPGFRKGKVPKQVVKQKHGQQIEYQFAADAIDDYYRKALDEIDDEPVNRGTIEDLEFSEGQPLTFSARFEVEPEVEIFEYKDGFKIEHTAYDSTPADVDQALDDLRERHAEMEEIEDGAEEGHLVLVDLQRVEPDGTPIIGQKVEDRYIKLGDGVFGGDNLERLQGAKKGDTRRIVLDEEATEGEVEYYDADIKKVEEQKLPELDDEFAEHVQGESSTYDELRTEIQKNIQSQLDDDANNQLQQKIAHQFVTNSEVEVPESMVDNYLDMLIEDVKRQREQEGQPPEIDEEAFKQNYRTDAIFNLKWQLIKKQIIEAEDLEVEEEAVEARIDEVLDNYPEENREAVKNLYKNPQYRQRIEEDLLDDVVMDHIKSFVEIDETRKTTTEARQEQEARRAAESAVDEAGSVAEELK